The following coding sequences are from one Patagioenas fasciata isolate bPatFas1 chromosome 23, bPatFas1.hap1, whole genome shotgun sequence window:
- the LOC136111116 gene encoding olfactory receptor 14A16-like: MSNSSSITQFLLLAFTDTQELQLLHFWLFLAIYLAALLGNGLIITTIAWDQHLHTPMYFFLLNLALLDLGSISTSLPKSMANSLWNTRAISYMGCAAQLFCFVFFISAELYLLTVMSYDRYVAICKPLHYGTLLGSRACVHMAAAAWATGFLSALLHTANTFSLPLCKGNALDQFFCEIPQILKLSCSHSYLREIGLLVICILAAFGCFVFIVVSYVQIFRAVLRIPSEQGRHKAFSTCLPHLAVVSLFISTGMFAYLKPLSISSPSVNLTMAILYSVVPPAVNPLIYSMRNQELKDALWKLMTAFLLKI; this comes from the coding sequence atgtccaacagcagctccatcacccagttcctcctcctggcgttcacagacacgcaggagctgcagctcttgcacttctggctcttcctggccatctacctggctgccctcctgggcaacggcctcatcatcaccaccatagcctgggaccagcacctccacacccccatgtacttcttcctgctcaacctcgccctccttgacctgggctccatctccaccagtctccccaagtccatggccaattccctctggaacaccagggccatttcttatatgggatgtgctgcccaactgttttgctttgtctttttcatttcagcagagttgtatcttctcactgtcatgtcctacgaccgctacgttgccatctgcaaacccctgcactacgggaccctcctgggcagcagagcttgtgtccacatggcagcagctgcctgggccactgggtttctcagtgctctgctgcacacggccaatacattttcactgcccctgtgcaagggcaatgccctggaccagttcttctgtgaaatcccccagatcctcaagctctcctgctcacattcCTATCTCAGGGAAATTGGACTTCTTGTGATTTGTATATTagcagcatttgggtgttttgtgttcattgtggtgtcctatgtgcagatcttcagggccgtgctgaggatcccctctgagcagggacggcacaaagccttttccacctgcctccctcacctggccgtggtctccctttTCATCAGCACTggtatgtttgcctacctgaagcccctctccatctcctccccatccgtGAACCTGACAATGGCcattctgtactcagtggtgcctccagcagtgaaccccctcatctacagcatgaggaaccaggagctcaaggatgccctgtggaaactgatgactgcatttcttttgaagatataa